The following nucleotide sequence is from Scheffersomyces stipitis CBS 6054 chromosome 4, complete sequence.
AAATGTGTCGTTGACAAAGAGAAATTCGTTCAAGACTAGTATGGATAAGTACGAAGACTACgtcaagaaggaagaggaaaaagcaaaaagaaCTAAAGAAGGCACTCTGGATGGGGATGAggacgacgacgatgacgatCCAGTACTCAGACCGCTCCTGTTCCAAACACCACAGCATGATTGGTTTGATCGTAACAAAGTGCAAGATATTCCTCTAGACACCCGCGGAGCTTGCAACTTGGTTTATCACAAGTTGCCAGAGGAAATGCATGACTTGCAGCTTACGGGAAGGGAGGATAGCATCCCAGCAGCGGAGAGAAGAGTATCGTACTATACTCAATGGGGAATTGAGAACGAAGGTGGCGTCAACCAGCCATTAACAGGAGTAACGAAAGAGTTCCAATTTGTGGGATTGGCTGTGATCTCCGATGCTCTCTTTTTGACAAGATTGGCCAGAGTTCTTCGTGTTGAGGGAGTGGACTTGAAGGATTTTGTTCACTATTTCCTGGTTTCTTTGGACCATATTATTTATTTCCACGACGAGGACTTTGACACCACCAAATGGATGCAGTTTTCGTTCAAGGCGGTGAGATTAGTCAACAATAAGGCTCTCCTAGAGGCTGAAATGTATGATAGCAAGGGAGTCCATGTAGCTACAGTTATTCAGGAGGGCTTGGTGCATTTCAACGGGTTGGAGAGTCACGCTAAGTTGTAATAT
It contains:
- a CDS encoding predicted protein (go_function acyl-CoA thioesterase activity~go_process acyl-CoA metabolism), with product MAPSSSFDLSSVYPPNTAINVEDVYGIVKTGDFTFKGKEPLQKPAAAARGAYGGNIAGQAVLVAIRSSPEGFFPHSLHSYFVKPVSSTAVVDWEVEEISSGKNFCNRAVKGSQDGELKFFANVSLTKRNSFKTILRPLSFQTPQHDWFDRNKVQDIPLDTRGACNLVYHKLPEEMHDLQLTGREDSIPAAERRVSYYTQWGIENEGGVNQPLTGVTKEFQFVGLAVISDALFLTRLARVLRVEGVDLKDFVHYFSVSLDHIIYFHDEDFDTTKWMQFSFKAVRLVNNKALLEAEMYDSKGVHVATVIQEGLVHFNGLESHAKL